In Streptomyces sp. SN-593, a single genomic region encodes these proteins:
- a CDS encoding formimidoylglutamate deiminase, whose amino-acid sequence MPVTYWLEHAWLDPRVEPGVLLTADGGRITGLRTGVADPPPGSTALRGLTVPGLANAHSHAFHRALRGTAQTGGGTFWTWRETMYATARRLDPDSYFDLARAVYAEMALAGITCVGEFHYLHHQADGTPYADPNAMGEALIAAAGDAGIRITLLDTAYLRGGLTADGYQPLDGAQRRFGDGTADRWYDRWSRLEDRARVRIGAALHSVRAFSDRDGYTAFAERTRHVPVHIHLSEQPAENEACRAVHGRTPARLLADAGFWGPNTTAVHATHLTDDDVALLGGSRTAVCMCPTTERDLADGIGPAPALQRAGSPLALGSDSHAVVDLLEEARAMELDERLRTRTRGHWTAPALLRAATADGHACLGWPDAGRLEAGALADFTTIALDSVRTAGPPPRLGAETAVFAATAADVRHTVVAGRRIVADGRHLGVPDTAGALAAAIAAVRD is encoded by the coding sequence GTGCCGGTGACGTACTGGCTGGAGCACGCCTGGCTCGACCCGCGGGTCGAGCCAGGCGTGCTGCTCACCGCCGACGGCGGCAGGATCACCGGACTGCGCACCGGCGTGGCCGACCCGCCGCCCGGTTCGACCGCGCTGCGCGGCCTGACCGTGCCGGGCCTGGCCAACGCGCACAGCCACGCCTTCCACCGCGCGCTGCGCGGCACCGCCCAGACCGGTGGCGGCACCTTCTGGACCTGGCGCGAGACCATGTACGCCACCGCCCGCCGCCTCGACCCCGACTCCTACTTCGACCTGGCCCGCGCGGTCTACGCCGAGATGGCGCTGGCGGGCATCACCTGCGTCGGGGAGTTCCACTACCTGCACCACCAGGCGGACGGCACCCCCTACGCCGACCCCAACGCGATGGGGGAGGCGCTGATCGCCGCGGCCGGCGACGCGGGCATCCGGATCACCCTGCTGGACACCGCCTACCTGCGGGGCGGCCTGACGGCGGACGGCTACCAGCCGCTGGACGGGGCGCAGCGGCGCTTCGGCGACGGCACCGCCGACCGGTGGTACGACCGCTGGTCGCGGCTGGAGGACCGCGCGCGGGTGCGGATCGGCGCCGCACTGCACTCGGTACGGGCCTTCTCCGACCGGGACGGCTACACCGCCTTCGCGGAGCGCACCCGGCACGTGCCGGTCCACATCCACCTGTCCGAGCAGCCCGCCGAGAACGAGGCGTGCCGGGCCGTGCACGGCCGCACCCCGGCCCGGCTGCTGGCCGACGCGGGATTCTGGGGCCCGAACACCACCGCGGTGCACGCCACCCACCTCACCGACGACGACGTCGCGCTCCTCGGCGGCTCGCGGACGGCGGTGTGCATGTGCCCGACCACCGAACGCGACCTCGCCGACGGGATCGGCCCCGCGCCCGCGCTCCAGCGGGCCGGCAGCCCGCTCGCCCTGGGCAGCGACAGCCACGCGGTGGTGGACCTGCTGGAGGAGGCCCGCGCGATGGAACTGGACGAGCGGCTGCGCACCCGGACCCGCGGCCACTGGACCGCGCCGGCCCTGCTGCGCGCGGCCACCGCCGACGGCCACGCCTGCCTCGGCTGGCCCGACGCGGGCCGGCTGGAGGCGGGCGCGCTCGCCGACTTCACCACGATCGCGCTGGACTCGGTGCGCACCGCGGGGCCGCCGCCCCGGCTCGGCGCGGAGACCGCGGTATTCGCGGCGACCGCGGCGGACGTGCGGCACACGGTGGTGGCGGGCCGCCGGATCGTCGCGGACGGACGGCACCTGGGAGTGCCGGACACGGCGGGCGCCCTGGCCGCGGCGATCGCCGCCGTCCGGGACTGA